In Zalophus californianus isolate mZalCal1 chromosome 16, mZalCal1.pri.v2, whole genome shotgun sequence, the sequence ACCTCAGAAAACAGCCCTCTTTTTTTGCCAGACTTCCTGGAACCTCCAGAAGAGGAGTGGTGACGGTGGGTGGCAGGTGTTCCCTGCTCCCAGCTCTGGACCTTGTGTGCAGAATGCATCTGCAGTGCGGCAAAGTCTGTGTCCAGCCAGGCAACCAGCTACTACCTATGTGGGCTGGCTCCCTTAAAGGCTGTTTTTTGAGAACAGGAAGCTAGATATGGGTAGATAAGTGTTATAAAGGTGCTGCTCCTTTCCCCAGGCCCGGCAGGCCTTCCTCATCCCAAGTCTCATGTACATACCTGCCAGTGGGTCCTTCTTACCTCCTTTCTTGGGTGAGTCCTGCACACCAGCTTTGACTCCTCGGTAAAGCTGCTGCATCAGCAGCAACCCCAGCTTTtatcatttcccttctttgcAAAAGGATCAGGAACATAGGTGAGCCCTGAACCCTAAAAAGGGAGGCTCCGCAGCTTCTCCAGGCAGTACCTGCCCTGGTGCATAAGGGAGAATGTTTTTCCCTTCTTGTCCTTAATTGTCAGATCCACTATATTAAGTCAGAGGGGAGGCTCTGGGAAGCCAGGGTGTGGAGTTCTGTCCCTAAAGTGGTACTGCACCCTGAAGAACCTGGGATGAAGCCTCTGACTTTCAAACTCCCTTGTCACTCCAGCAGCCCCAATTcctctgggggttggggggtagtGGGGAGGGAATAAATTCTTTCCTGGAGATTACCTATCTCAAAGCCCCAAAGTAGGTGGAAAGAAGAGGATTTCTGCTGGACTGCATCTAGAAGAGGGAGGATGGAACGAAGATAGAAAAGACAGAATTACAGCTGACCAAGGACAACAACAAATTCTTCTCTGGGAGTTTTCCCAGAGCAGGGATGAGGAAcaggggaaaacaaaggaaaagcaaagtgggACATTTGGGTTTAGATGGCTCCAAGGCCCAGCTTCCCATGATAAGCCATACAGGCCAGGGACACCCAGGAAGGTGTGCATGCAAGAGGTTGTGCATGCAGGACATCTGGCCCGGGTAGCTGGTACCCGAGTGGGCAAGGGCCGAGGAGCCTCCTGAGGGTAACATTCACCCCAGGGCAGCTGGACTATTGCCGGCTCCTCAGGCATTATCCCATTTGGAATGTGAATGTGGGAGCTAAGTGGGCACAGGACCCTACCTGGGAAACTTCTTCCCTTAAAGTCAGTGGGGAACTAGCACCTAGGCACCCACATGGGTATTTATATCTGAACCAGACAGAAAGACGCTTGAATCAGGCACTATGttgagaaatgtatttatttgctaatatatttATCCATAAATGCAGTCTGGTCTCGTGGTTTTGTTCTGTCATGACGGTCACTCAGGGTAACAGCTTCATCTTCTACGTTGACAGAAGTAAATTATTTCTGATATCAGAAGTTAGGCTCTGATTTATGAAAGGATAGGACAGAGTGGTGGGCTAGGCAACAAGAATTGGTTTGTAAGCCCCTAAAAGCATGGTTTAGTGAGATCAGGGAAGGGGGAAAGCATGACTGGATTCTGTGGTCCAGTCTTTATCTGTATTATTCTACCTTTTACTTCACACTCTTATTTGTGATGCTTCGGTGACTTTTTGACCTTTGGTAAATACTCTATGCCTCACTTTTTCCACCCATAAAATAGGCCTATTTCACAGAGTTGTTGCAGGGCTCCCCTGAGATAAGAGTGAAAGCATGTTTGGTGGTGGAAAGTATCCAGTGCTGGAGAACATTCTAACCCCAGTCACAGAGCCCATCTGAACACAGCATGGCATGGGCacaagaagcaggcccccccttGAAGAAGCTCTGTTTCAGTTGGGAGGCCTGGTTGGGAGGATAGAACAGCAGGGCCTGAAACTATTTATATCCCAGAGCTCCAATTCTGATAAACACAAATGACTGTGCTCTGCCTACTCGTGCGACTACTGTGAGGATCAAGAGCTGGTGCTAAGTTGGTATGAATTCCACAGAGCCTGGGGCAGTCTTTGCTCCCATCCTCACAAAGCACATTTTCCCTTCTGCTTCTCCACGAAAGATTTCGTAGGGGTGGTCATTGTCCGTTGCCCAGTTTTGAACCACAGAGCAAAGGAGCATCTAGTTTTCTATaaggtgaaattaaaaaaaaaaaagacacactctCCTATCCCCTACAGATGTTCTCAAGTAAAGGAACTGTCTAAATGCTAAACGCTGCACAAAGCCTAAATAATCAGCTGGAACAAGGAAAGTAcgtaaagagttttaaaaaataattaaatatgccTGTTACGCGCCACCGGCCCACAAGCCCGCATTCCGGCGGACGGCAAATGGAAACCCTATCCTGCTCTCAGGAAGAAAGGGGCTGTCCGTGATTTCTTTCCCTCTCGGCAGAGATAACCCAGAGGGAGACAGTGGACCCTCTGGCCCTGCGCTTTTAAAACGGCAAGACAAAAAAGAATCTCGGCTGGCATGTGGGATCCTCCTAAGAGGACCGGCCACCAGCGGCCAGCCGCCTACATCAAACGGCCCGCCCGGCCGGGCTTCCGGCTCCGGCCGCGGCGCGTTCTCGCGCAGGCGCCAGCCgcaccgcccctcccccacggGCCCTGCCCACAGGCCCAACGGCCGCCACGGCCTCGCCCTCGCGCCAGCCCAGGTGGCGGGTGCGCGCGCCGGCCCAGGTGACTCCCGGCCGGCCCCGCCTCCAGGCGGGAGAAACCATCTCCttaggcgggggggggggggagggggagggctgggccCTGCGGCTTCCCACACCGGAAGAGGAAGTCCTAGACACCGGAAGTGGAAGGCGTTCTGGGTAATTCGCTGTTTACTTCCTGCGGCTGAGGAATCTGTGGCCCAGTCCTTTGCTGTTCTTTTGTCGGAGAGGATGGCCCTGGAGACGGTGCCGAAGGACCTGCGGCATCTGCGGGCTTGTTTGCTGTGTTCGTTGGTCAAGGTGTCCTTCGGGGGGCTGGTTGTAGGGGCGATGGGGGAATCCAGGTGGGGGAAAAGGTGGAACGGGGCTGGGAGATAGCGAAGAGAAAATTAAGGTCCAGGATCCCGGGTTTGGCAAGGGGTGTGGGAAGCTGCTGGGGACCATTGTTTAAGTCTGTAGGAACGCAGGCAGTCTTTACATGCCTTTGAATCCTCAGCTAGCACAGGCCTGATCCTTAACAGACGTTCAGCGAACTTCTGTTGAAGCTGAAGGCCACTGGGAGTCAGATGAGGGTGGTGATCTGCAGCTGAGGGGGAGTAGTCGGAGAGGATGCCTGGCCCCGAGGAGACTAGGGAGAGGACTAGGTAAAACGCAGTTAGGAACAAGAGAGGGAGGACTGTGAGGGGGGGTGGAACTTTAGGAATGGAGCTGTGGGAGTGGGGCGTGGGGAACCTGATGAGACAGAGCCAGCATGGGGGGGGAGCCTTCTACTTGACTAGGTAGAAGTATGGAGAGAGCTAGTTATTCTTTTGGCCTTGTTTACACTCACCCCTACCCCCCCCCTTTGTCCCCCCTCCCAGACTATAGACCAGTTTGAATATGATGGTTGTGACAATTGTGATGCATACCTTCAGATGAAGGGTAACCGGGAGATGGTATATGACTGCACCAGCTCTTCCTTTGACGGGTAAGCCCCTTTAGATTCCTTCATTCACTTTCCCGTTACTCCCACCCCACGCCACCCCACCTAGTAAATGCGAGGTAGACCATGATCCTGGTTGTTCTCAGTTATTTTGAGACACACTAGTCCTGTGCTGTCTAGTACAGTAGCCACTGGCCATGCCTGgcattgagcacttgaaatgtggctagtccaaacaGAGTTATACTCTAACTATAAAATATACACTAGATTGACAAGATttagaacaggaaaaagaatgtaaaatattttaattttttaaatattaattataccCAGATGATAATTCTTTGGGTAGACTGAGTTAAATGAATATgttattgaaattaatttcacccTTTTGTCTTTACTCATAAacgtggctactagaaaattttaaatgacttgtgtggtttttatttattttatttctgctggACAGTTCTTCATTAGACTGTCAGCTCATTAACGGTAGGGACTGTGTTTATCTTGTGCACACTGGTTTGGCACAGGGCCTGGAAGGTGGCAGAGGGCtaagaaatgtttgttaaatgcaTGAAGATCCTTTCTGAAAGTGAAGGTAAGGTAAGGTACAGTAATGGTAAATTATTACCTGAAAGCTGATGCTGTTAGATATGTCTGAGAGACCCCATAAGAAAAGTTTTCCCTTGGTGAGATTGTccagtggggagaaggagaaatgagaGTAACATAAGTGACCAGatctcagttttttttccccaatgtagGAGCCAGAGGGTAGTATTCTTTGGGGGTTAAGGAGATACTGTGTCTTTTGGCCTCTAGGCCAGTTAAGGATTTACacacagaggtgcctgggtggcttagtcagttaagtgtccgattcttgatttcagttcaggtcatgatctcagtgtagtgagactgagccccacgttgggctccacgctcagcaggaagtctccttgagattctctccctctccctctccccctccccctgcacgctctttctctctctcaaataaataaatctttttttaaaaagatttacacaCAAACTGGGCTCAAACCCAGTACTTAGTAAGCTTCCTTCAAGGTGAGGCCACCTCCATCCATTCCTTCTTTGACTTCCTTTAAGGAAGAATGAAGGCTTGGGCAAAAAAGATGTTGCCATGGAACCTTACTTCctacacatgcatgtgcacagtCAGATACTCCAGTCCCTTTGTTGATTTGTTAGCATGGTAACAAAATGGCTGACGAATAAAGGGACTCCCATCTATGGTAAACGACTGTGTTGGCTGCTGTCAGGGATGTCAAGAGTTACACAGTGATGTACTTACTAGTAAGAGACACAGTATAAAGTTTTGCatattagagttttaaaaaaaattgtggcaaaatatgtgtgacagaaaattaactttttaaaaaaatttttatttatttgagagacagagcacaagcagggcagagggagaaggagaagcacactctccactgagcagggagcctgacatggggctcgatcccaggaccctgggatcatgaccttagccaaaggcagacacttaactgagccactcaggctcccctgaaaatttaccatttttaagtgtagaattcagtggtatttagtatattcacattgtgcAGCTGTCACTACAGTCCATCTCCAGGactcttttcatcttattttcccctccccactgcccctggcaactaccattctactttctttctgtatgaatttcttgtggtttttgttttgtttcgtttaagattttatttatttatttgacagagagagagcaagagagcacaagcggcaggagtggcagagggagagggagaagctgaggagggggcccaacatggggctggatcctaggaccttgggatcatgacctgagtcaaaggcagatgcttaaccgactgagccacctggcacccaggcgcccctcttgctgTATGAATTTGAAGTGTACTATAAGtgcttcatataagtggaatcaaacaATATTTGTCGTTTTGTGCCTGGGTCATTTAATTTACcatcatgtcttcaaggtttatccatattgtCGCATGcgtccatatttttcttttaagctgaataatcatttatccactcatctgtcgatagacTCTTGGGTTACTTCTATCTTTTGGCtgttaggaataatgctgctatgaacacaggtTTACCAATATCTGATCAAGTCCCTGATTTCACTTCTTcagggtatatatccagaagtggaattgctgagtcattcTGTTTAATATTTAggggaactgccatactgttttttcGTAGCGGCGGCACTGTTTTCTGTTCCCACCGGCAGTATACAGGGGTTGCAGTTTCTCCACACCCCTGCCAGcgcttgttattttttgttttatgttttgttttggttttgatagTAGCTACGCTATTGGACATGAGGTGGcattattttggttttgatcacctttccctaatgattagtgatgttaagcatcttttcatgtgcttattggccatttgtgtatcttcttcgggaaaatgtctgtttttaaatcctttgcccactttCGAAGTGGGTTATTTGACTTTGTGTTGTTGAGTTCTAAGAGTTATTTGTGTATTCTGGTGGATATTAGATTTGGGAGAATGGGTATATCAAGGGCTAAAGGAGACCAGAGGAGGGCCAGATGAGCTCAGCTAGAAGCAGAGGAGATACCATGTGAATCAGGCTCTGAAAGAAAGAAGTACAGGATTTTTGAGGCGGTTGAGAGAGCATTTTAGAAAAAACATTCTAAACAAGGAAATGACTTGAGCAGAGTCATGGGGTGGGAAGACCAGGCGATGTCTGGAGGATGGTAGGGATTCTGTTGAGGTTAAATCATAAGGTTGGGTGACAGGCACTGTAAGGCTAGAAAGATTGCTTGTGAAGAACAGAAGAGACCATACTGTTGGTCCAGACAACAGCCTGTGTGTGTATGCCTGCCCCCAGTCAGTCTGCCAGGCCAGGGCAGGGGTTCCCCTGCTTAACCaccagggagggtgggggcagttCCACTCCCAGCAGATGGCTGAGAATGTAGGATTTGGATGGGGAGGGAGGCTCCCCAAGTAAGAATCCCAGATTGTTGCCAAGAGAAGAGGGAGTGGTTACTGACAAAAGTTGGTGTCTGGGACAGACCTGTCACGGCAGGCAGGCAAGCatttgattgaatgaatgatagAAATGACCTCTGTCGCTTCTGAAAGTTCCTGACGTTGACCTGTCAAGCTTGAGGGGCAGCCTTCTAGCCCTCATGCGGCCTTTCTGTTGCCCGTGCTCTGGGATCAGAGCTCTCTTGGGAAGAACTATTAAGATATAAGTAAGGACAGCTAATGCTTATGTAGCTAGCACTTACTCTGCGCCAGGTGTTTGGCATGTATTAGCTCCGTATTTGAGTTTCATTGCACACAATTCTGAGGGAGATGTCCATACGTGTGTTAGGCTGTACAGCTCATCAGAGGCAGACCTTGGCCAAGTCTAACTTACTTCTGGTAGGAGGACCCATGGTTTTccttcaccctcctcctcctcctttgcaCTAGGGCCCAGCCCCCTAGTGGTCGTGTTGCTTGTAATTAGTAACACTGGCCATCTACTTTTAAAGCTGTCTTGTTTCCCAGAGAATCTGGGCTAAGGATGTTTTTTGAGCCAGATGAGCTAGTCCTTTGGGAATGGTAACTGACCTGTGTTTGGCGGGCAAAGAACCTTTGTCGGGACTAAGTTTGGGTCAGCCCCTTCTCAGCATTAGTAGTCCGTTTCCCCTGCTTTCTAGTGGAGACTCAATACTTGGCTTTTTCCTGTGTTTCCTCTCCCAGAACTATTTTGCTGGCTGAAAGCAGAGTAAAGTGGGCattttcctccatctctctcttctctagtAGGGGAGGCTCAGGTTgactctctgtttcttttcccttcccagaATCATTGCGATGATGAGTCCAGAGGACAGCTGGGTCTCCAAGTGGCAGCGAGTCAGTAAGTATCTCCCTTTATCTTTGTCCTGGCTGAGTTGTGTTGTTGCTGTTCCTCAGGTCTAGTGGGGGCGTCTTAGATCAGAGGGTAAGTGGCCGCAGAGTGAAACAGATGGGGTTGTAGGAAACACGAGGAAAGTATCCTGTGCCCTGTCGTTTGACACCAGAGCCAAAGAAGTGACTGTTCTTGTCTTGGAGTTGCagcattcctttcatttttagcTTAAACCTCCCTTTGGTCTTTACGCTTAACTTACTCTCACTGCCGTCTCTCTTCTCTCGTAGGTAACTTTAAGCCGGGTGTGTATGCAGTGTCAGTCACTGGTCGCCTTCCCCAAGGTAATAATCGTCATAGTAGTGGCCAATGTTCACTTAACTGCGCCAAGCTCTCCGGAAGTCCTTTGTGGGACTGCACGCTGGTCTTCACAGCtctgagggaactgaggcatagagaggttcaataacttgcccaaggtcatcctTTGGGAACGGTAACTGACCTGCACTCTAGaggagctagaatttgaacccaggcatttTGACCCCAGAACCCTTGGTTTTAGCGACTACGACACGTAgtcttttccttcttgttcttaCCAAGTCGTTAGCAGACGTGTGCCTGGATCTTCAGCGGTAACAAGCCAACCAAGCAGGACTGTAGATGAGCTGTGTAGGAACTCCAGTTTGCTCAGGAacaccttccttcctccctccctttcccgtCCCCACCAAAGTGGTAGTAGAGAGACCTTTCTTAACTTCTGGGATCTTCCTCCCTTACAGAGCTGTTTCTTGTCCTTCTGCAGGAATTGTGCGAGAGCTGAAAAGTCGAGGAGTGGCCTACAAATCCAGAGACACGGCTATAAAGACCTAGCAAGATGCATGGCTGCCAttgtctctcctccccacctcctgcat encodes:
- the SUPT4H1 gene encoding transcription elongation factor SPT4; its protein translation is MALETVPKDLRHLRACLLCSLVKTIDQFEYDGCDNCDAYLQMKGNREMVYDCTSSSFDGIIAMMSPEDSWVSKWQRVSNFKPGVYAVSVTGRLPQGIVRELKSRGVAYKSRDTAIKT